One segment of Gammaproteobacteria bacterium DNA contains the following:
- a CDS encoding adenylate/guanylate cyclase domain-containing protein: MLNFIKKTRRLYVDILIVFVTLFVITAGVIIGYMQYTQYQHSLTFSKKIVQQNGDIIASEINDYIKPAQVTELVAHLFHNGTLSFKNKQYLTTFMEGVLRAYPYMSAIYMVDNQGNFVNEIRATNKPYSRPEIQNKPPNTKFITYLLNRPIDNKTTSTITGSWIYKDADGNIVGTNNLNAADNYNPYNRPWYLGAQNAASKYWLEVYRFYSSSTLGLTVSYSVYDQNKRLAGVIATDFDIDALSNFLKERKLVKNAISFIVTNKNELIAYSNFNAIEDEKNNTQLLNIRDIKNSPISSAYQYFLDHKQNTFLFSYQGINYLAYLKDFSYQDNKSWTIGLLAPLDDFMNPVKKAKTFALLFSLMVLTIGIILIIIVSRNISKPIVYLAKEMDKIKDLQLEHKAYFKTHITENQTMINALNAMRTSLKSFSAYVPKELVAQLITRGEIATLGFERRELTVLFTDITGFSSISEKISPEELTSLLALYFKILTETIKSEFGTIDKYTGDGLMAIWGAPATDPEHIINACRAALACQKKVLELNKFWQMQKKPVFNTRMGLDTGNTLIGNLGSLERMNYTAVGDVVNLASHLEMLNKQYNTSIIVSEHIYIHSQHKFIFRSLGKTSVKGGTHTLNIYELIAEKVGDYDNAANPYQQSNTERAETSQHER, encoded by the coding sequence ATGTTAAATTTTATCAAAAAAACCCGTCGCCTCTATGTAGATATTCTCATTGTGTTCGTCACGCTATTTGTGATTACTGCCGGTGTCATCATTGGTTATATGCAATATACTCAATATCAGCATAGTCTTACTTTTTCAAAAAAAATCGTCCAGCAAAATGGGGATATCATTGCCAGTGAAATCAACGATTACATTAAACCTGCTCAAGTTACCGAATTGGTAGCTCACCTCTTCCACAATGGCACATTGAGCTTTAAAAACAAACAATACTTAACTACCTTTATGGAAGGGGTATTACGCGCCTATCCCTATATGAGCGCAATTTATATGGTGGACAATCAAGGAAACTTTGTTAATGAAATTCGCGCCACTAATAAACCCTACTCGCGTCCAGAAATTCAAAACAAACCACCCAATACTAAGTTTATTACTTATTTACTAAATAGACCCATTGATAACAAAACAACAAGCACTATCACTGGCTCTTGGATTTATAAAGATGCCGATGGAAATATTGTTGGCACGAACAATTTAAATGCTGCAGACAATTATAACCCTTATAACCGCCCTTGGTATCTTGGCGCACAAAATGCTGCCAGCAAATATTGGTTGGAAGTTTACCGATTTTATAGCTCATCAACACTTGGACTGACTGTATCTTATAGTGTATATGACCAAAATAAACGCTTAGCCGGTGTCATTGCAACAGATTTCGACATTGATGCTTTATCCAATTTTCTTAAGGAGAGAAAGCTGGTTAAAAATGCCATTAGCTTCATAGTGACGAACAAAAACGAATTAATTGCTTATTCTAACTTCAATGCCATAGAGGATGAAAAAAATAATACACAGTTACTAAATATTCGCGACATTAAAAATTCACCTATTTCATCAGCCTATCAATATTTTTTAGATCATAAACAGAACACTTTTTTATTCTCATATCAGGGTATTAACTATCTAGCCTACCTGAAAGATTTTTCTTATCAGGATAATAAATCATGGACTATAGGATTGTTGGCGCCCCTGGATGATTTTATGAATCCAGTGAAAAAAGCCAAAACCTTTGCCTTATTATTTTCTTTGATGGTGCTGACCATAGGTATTATTTTAATCATTATTGTTTCGCGCAATATCTCAAAACCTATTGTCTATCTAGCGAAAGAAATGGATAAAATTAAAGATTTGCAACTAGAGCATAAAGCCTATTTCAAAACTCATATCACTGAAAATCAAACCATGATTAATGCGCTCAATGCGATGCGCACCAGCTTAAAATCATTTAGCGCCTATGTGCCAAAAGAGTTGGTAGCACAACTCATCACCCGGGGAGAAATAGCAACACTGGGATTTGAGCGTCGCGAATTAACGGTTTTATTTACTGATATCACCGGCTTCTCCAGCATCTCAGAAAAAATATCTCCTGAAGAATTGACCTCTTTGCTAGCTCTATATTTTAAAATTTTAACTGAAACCATCAAATCCGAATTTGGGACGATAGATAAATATACAGGGGATGGACTAATGGCCATTTGGGGTGCGCCGGCAACAGATCCTGAGCATATTATTAATGCCTGTCGGGCTGCTTTAGCTTGTCAAAAGAAAGTTCTGGAATTAAATAAATTTTGGCAGATGCAAAAAAAACCGGTATTTAACACCCGCATGGGACTCGATACTGGCAATACTTTGATTGGTAATCTGGGTTCGCTTGAGCGCATGAATTATACGGCTGTCGGCGATGTAGTGAACTTAGCCTCCCACTTAGAAATGCTAAACAAACAATATAACACCTCTATTATTGTCAGCGAGCATATTTATATTCACAGCCAACATAAATTTATCTTCCGATCATTAGGAAAAACCAGCGTCAAAGGAGGGACACACACGCTCAATATTTACGAATTAATAGCAGAAAAGGTGGGAGACTATGACAATGCAGCCAACCCTTACCAGCAATCAAATACTGAAAGAGCTGAAACTTCACAACACGAAAGATAA
- a CDS encoding cyclic nucleotide-binding and patatin-like phospholipase domain-containing protein, producing the protein MTHKSIPDIIKSCDIFSALNRSEIKSLAAAATLIELKAGEHLFSRNEASRNAYILISGKLAATTATAHQPGELIGYIMPNEIVGEMSLLAETPRSLTVTAQTDCSLLTIHQQDFQQYCQNNPKLAFKILEVITKRAQGIIKHYEKSDHAQFVALLPANEQQDLNWLIHSFQQLYPNSDKATFLSYQEIEQAGDHIQQLLLSLKQRSDYVIYPINIHQKQEITDILMRYADKVVLTAPGYQAPQISPITLTLFNTHHIHTHNELVLFYDSQHQLPSYTKEWLDQGSFFRHHHIFLDKPADIQRLARFMTGSAVGVVLGGGGVKGWAHIGALKALLDANIPIDTIGGTSAGAAVGAAYLMTDDFDSFVAKYRKLTKSTLKTLATREITWPLISIFSGKSITATAQEEFSNHLLENLPRPFFCISCNITQKKESIHKQGKLWELIRTTASLPGVIPPMVLNNDLHVDGGVVNNLPVNVMSNFLENSGTIIAISISSLFNSTIPDYTFPPVISWWDALLIKCRLKKNYKFPSLFYTFIDSMLMGSFSQQRENMKKADILIQPDLSAYTFMGRKIPAEKLVEIGYQTTQKALEMNQELVQKIALPLSSASETCTTFYRNKSTTFTKEVSSYILSRKSFSS; encoded by the coding sequence ATGACGCACAAATCCATACCCGACATTATCAAATCATGCGATATTTTCTCAGCACTGAATCGATCTGAAATTAAGTCCTTAGCAGCTGCCGCTACCTTAATAGAACTAAAAGCCGGGGAACATCTGTTTTCTCGCAATGAAGCCTCTCGAAACGCTTATATTCTCATCTCTGGTAAACTCGCAGCCACCACGGCCACAGCTCACCAACCTGGTGAATTGATTGGTTATATCATGCCTAATGAAATTGTCGGTGAAATGAGCTTACTGGCAGAAACACCGCGTTCTTTAACCGTGACCGCTCAAACAGATTGTTCCCTGCTCACGATCCATCAACAGGATTTTCAGCAATACTGTCAAAACAATCCTAAATTAGCCTTTAAAATACTGGAAGTCATTACCAAACGCGCCCAAGGCATCATAAAACATTACGAAAAGTCCGATCATGCACAATTTGTCGCGTTACTACCGGCCAATGAGCAACAGGACTTAAATTGGCTCATCCACAGCTTCCAACAGCTCTACCCAAATTCTGACAAGGCTACTTTTTTAAGTTATCAAGAGATAGAACAAGCTGGCGACCATATACAGCAGCTTTTGTTAAGCTTAAAACAAAGAAGTGATTACGTGATATACCCTATCAATATTCACCAAAAGCAAGAAATTACGGATATCTTGATGAGATATGCCGATAAAGTGGTGCTAACTGCGCCTGGTTATCAAGCGCCGCAAATTAGCCCAATCACCTTGACTTTATTTAATACGCATCACATTCATACACACAACGAATTAGTTTTATTCTACGATTCGCAGCACCAACTACCCAGTTATACTAAAGAATGGCTGGATCAAGGTAGTTTTTTTCGACATCACCATATATTTCTGGATAAGCCGGCTGATATTCAACGCTTAGCACGTTTTATGACTGGATCTGCCGTGGGGGTGGTCTTGGGCGGCGGCGGGGTGAAAGGTTGGGCGCATATTGGTGCACTAAAAGCGCTTTTAGACGCGAATATCCCTATTGATACGATTGGCGGCACGAGTGCTGGTGCTGCAGTAGGCGCCGCTTACCTAATGACAGACGATTTTGACAGCTTTGTAGCGAAATATCGCAAGCTCACGAAATCTACCCTAAAAACATTGGCAACACGTGAAATTACCTGGCCATTGATTTCAATTTTCAGTGGCAAAAGCATCACAGCCACCGCACAAGAAGAGTTTTCCAATCATCTCCTAGAAAACCTGCCACGACCATTTTTTTGTATTTCCTGCAATATCACCCAGAAGAAAGAATCCATACATAAGCAAGGAAAATTGTGGGAATTGATACGCACCACTGCTTCATTGCCCGGGGTGATCCCACCTATGGTATTAAATAACGATTTGCATGTGGATGGGGGTGTAGTCAATAATTTACCGGTAAATGTCATGTCCAATTTTTTAGAAAACTCAGGTACTATAATTGCGATATCTATTTCTAGCTTATTTAATAGCACTATCCCTGATTATACTTTCCCCCCCGTTATTTCCTGGTGGGACGCCTTGTTAATTAAATGCCGACTGAAAAAAAATTATAAATTCCCTTCGCTGTTTTATACCTTCATTGATTCCATGTTAATGGGATCTTTTTCACAGCAGCGGGAAAATATGAAAAAAGCTGATATTCTGATTCAACCAGATTTAAGCGCCTATACCTTCATGGGGCGAAAAATACCAGCAGAAAAACTAGTAGAAATCGGTTATCAAACTACCCAAAAAGCGCTGGAAATGAATCAAGAATTAGTACAGAAAATAGCTTTACCACTTTCTTCCGCATCCGAAACATGCACTACATTTTATCGCAACAAATCAACCACTTTTACCAAGGAAGTGAGCAGCTATATTTTATCAAGAAAAAGCTTTTCTTCTTAA
- the rfbF gene encoding glucose-1-phosphate cytidylyltransferase, which produces MKAVILAGGLGTRIAEESDQKPKPMIEIGGRPLLWHIMKHYSYHGINDFIICLGYKGYIIKEFFFNYYRHMSDLKIDLTTGEHQILNSSSEPWRITLIDTGLETMTGGRLKRIRNYLTNESFCLTYGDGLSDIDLSEEIKFHKTHGKLATVAAVQPPGRFGVLEINADHQVARFEEKPSDEIGSINGGFFVLEPEVIDYIDNDYTSWEKEPLTRLVTDQQLIAYKHHGFWQACDTLRDKRFLENLWQTGNAPWSVTKQVGDSLFPIEQKTSVIS; this is translated from the coding sequence ATGAAAGCAGTTATTTTAGCTGGTGGTTTAGGTACGCGTATTGCTGAAGAATCCGATCAAAAACCTAAACCCATGATTGAAATTGGTGGTCGCCCCTTGCTATGGCATATCATGAAACACTACAGTTACCATGGCATAAACGATTTTATTATTTGCCTTGGTTATAAAGGTTACATCATTAAAGAATTTTTCTTTAATTATTATCGCCATATGTCTGATTTAAAAATTGATTTAACGACGGGTGAGCATCAAATTTTGAATTCAAGCTCAGAACCTTGGCGTATCACTTTAATTGATACCGGTCTTGAGACCATGACAGGTGGACGGCTCAAACGCATTAGAAATTATCTGACAAATGAAAGCTTTTGTTTAACCTATGGTGATGGTCTCTCTGACATCGATTTATCAGAAGAGATAAAATTCCACAAAACCCATGGCAAACTGGCTACCGTGGCCGCTGTTCAACCGCCCGGGCGTTTTGGTGTACTTGAAATAAATGCTGACCATCAGGTTGCACGATTTGAAGAAAAACCAAGCGATGAGATAGGATCAATTAATGGTGGTTTTTTTGTACTCGAACCCGAAGTAATTGACTATATCGATAATGATTATACTTCTTGGGAAAAAGAGCCATTAACTCGATTAGTAACAGATCAACAACTAATCGCTTATAAGCATCATGGTTTTTGGCAAGCTTGTGATACCTTGCGCGACAAACGTTTTTTAGAAAATTTGTGGCAAACTGGCAATGCACCATGGTCTGTTACTAAACAGGTTGGCGATTCTTTGTTTCCTATAGAACAAAAAACATCAGTAATATCATAA
- a CDS encoding glycosyltransferase family 2 protein — MHNLPLISISIPVYNEADNIQRLYKRLSQLAIKMSDRCLLEFIFTDNHSTDDTWEKIQELAKVDNRIKAIRFSKNFGFQRSILANYLHTKGEAVLQIDADLQDPPELLEEFFQLWQQGYHVIYGVRRKRPENKFMHTIRKIGYWFIDKISEHPIPKNAGDFRLIDRKVIKALAKSKSINPYLRGMIAGMGFRQIGFTYDRDARQAGKSKFRLFQLLKLGFTGIINHSVVPLRIASYIGILFVGLSFCGMLFFLWQKILHPEIIHGVISILVLVLFGIGFQSLLLGILGEYLLRIYIILRAEPLAIIEQTVNFAEKELIL; from the coding sequence ATGCATAATCTTCCACTTATCTCCATCAGTATTCCAGTCTACAATGAGGCTGATAATATACAACGTCTTTATAAAAGACTCTCACAATTGGCCATCAAAATGAGCGATCGCTGTTTACTCGAATTCATTTTCACCGACAATCACTCAACAGATGACACCTGGGAAAAAATTCAAGAACTTGCAAAGGTTGATAATCGCATTAAGGCAATTCGATTTTCTAAAAATTTTGGTTTCCAACGTTCCATTTTAGCAAATTATTTGCACACAAAAGGCGAAGCAGTCCTGCAAATTGATGCTGACTTACAAGATCCACCCGAGCTTTTAGAAGAATTTTTTCAGTTATGGCAACAAGGCTATCATGTGATATATGGCGTAAGACGCAAGCGACCTGAAAATAAATTCATGCATACGATTCGCAAAATAGGCTATTGGTTTATTGATAAAATCAGTGAACATCCCATCCCTAAAAACGCTGGCGATTTTAGGCTAATAGATCGTAAAGTAATTAAAGCTTTAGCAAAATCTAAATCGATTAACCCTTACTTGCGAGGGATGATCGCAGGAATGGGCTTTCGCCAAATTGGTTTTACCTATGATAGAGATGCGCGCCAAGCAGGAAAAAGCAAATTTAGATTATTCCAACTACTTAAGCTAGGCTTCACTGGTATTATCAACCATTCTGTTGTTCCTTTGCGTATCGCTTCTTACATCGGTATTTTATTTGTAGGCCTCAGTTTTTGTGGGATGCTGTTTTTTTTATGGCAAAAAATATTACACCCTGAGATTATACACGGGGTTATTAGTATACTGGTATTAGTCTTATTTGGTATTGGCTTTCAGAGTTTATTACTAGGCATCTTGGGTGAATATCTATTACGCATTTATATTATTCTTCGTGCCGAGCCATTGGCTATTATTGAACAAACCGTTAATTTTGCAGAAAAAGAATTAATCTTGTGA
- a CDS encoding NAD(P)-dependent oxidoreductase, with protein MKILLTGASGFIGRNLIPYLLKAGISITSLGRSKLENFAIDQLLLPELSPFHIENVLKNKKFDALIHLAAAGVHPSDRDPNNLLQINCLLPAALGKWAANCQAQAIISLGSLSEYENLLPLHKLKENDPLETNKLYGATKAAGGILALDSAIKHNCPIAVMRVSNVYGGGEGPHRLLPSLIKNLTENQPVLLSAGKQIRDFIFVQDVCAAIWNVLNHLFEKRMASGFYNLCTGIGTSVRDFATITAKVLNVSEDLLKFGAIPTRPDDTPYMVGDPSSLENSCGFRPTWTLEAGIKLASEQIIKQYA; from the coding sequence GTGAAAATCCTACTGACCGGGGCGAGCGGATTCATCGGCCGCAACCTGATTCCCTATCTGCTTAAGGCCGGCATTAGCATCACATCCTTAGGCCGATCTAAATTAGAAAATTTTGCGATCGATCAACTTCTGCTACCCGAATTAAGTCCTTTTCATATAGAAAATGTCTTGAAAAATAAAAAATTTGATGCATTAATCCACTTAGCCGCTGCCGGCGTTCATCCCTCCGATCGCGATCCCAATAATTTATTGCAAATCAATTGTTTGCTGCCGGCAGCATTGGGAAAATGGGCAGCAAACTGTCAGGCTCAGGCAATTATTAGTCTTGGCAGCCTTTCAGAATATGAAAATTTGCTTCCCCTGCATAAGCTTAAAGAAAATGATCCGCTTGAAACCAATAAACTATATGGCGCGACAAAAGCAGCCGGAGGAATACTTGCACTAGATTCTGCCATTAAACATAATTGCCCTATTGCCGTTATGCGTGTATCAAATGTCTATGGGGGAGGAGAAGGACCGCATCGTCTTCTGCCTTCATTAATCAAAAATTTAACCGAAAACCAACCGGTCTTACTCTCTGCTGGTAAACAGATTCGGGATTTTATTTTTGTTCAAGATGTCTGTGCTGCAATATGGAATGTCTTAAACCATCTTTTTGAAAAAAGAATGGCCAGTGGTTTTTACAATTTATGCACTGGTATTGGCACCAGCGTCAGAGATTTTGCTACCATTACAGCTAAGGTATTAAATGTTTCTGAAGATTTGTTAAAATTCGGCGCCATCCCAACACGCCCTGACGATACGCCTTACATGGTAGGAGATCCAAGTAGCTTAGAAAATTCTTGTGGTTTTCGTCCAACATGGACGCTTGAGGCGGGAATCAAATTAGCCAGCGAGCAAATAATTAAACAGTATGCATAA
- the rfbG gene encoding CDP-glucose 4,6-dehydratase, with amino-acid sequence MLNFESILLNKRIFVTGHTGFSGSWLCLWLKSLGISIAGFSLPPETNPSLYSLLKLENSIDSEYGDITNYEALSASISNFQPDVILHLAAQPLVRRSYAEPLQTFASNVMGTANLLEAARQTPSVKAVVCVTTDKVYKNNEWPWAYRENDPLGGKDPYSGSKAAAEMVIQSYIESFTKRTADKGIAIARGGNIIGGGDWSEDRLIPDFVRAITNKTKLSLRYPAAVRPWQHVLALVQAYLSLASALLTDPQKYTCAWNFGPDQPLNYSVMQVLELFSSYWQQPEIEIIDHNLPEAGMLSLDSSLARNQLNWSPAWDFNQMIENTAIWYKSYYENPDQTKEITLNQINHWRSILSKRQKSENPTDRGERIHRPQPDSLSA; translated from the coding sequence ATGCTGAATTTCGAATCTATACTCTTAAATAAAAGAATCTTTGTAACAGGCCATACAGGATTTAGCGGTAGCTGGTTATGCTTATGGCTAAAGTCACTCGGAATTTCAATTGCGGGTTTTTCTTTACCACCTGAAACAAATCCATCACTCTACTCCCTATTAAAATTAGAAAATTCTATAGATTCTGAGTACGGAGACATCACCAATTATGAAGCACTTTCAGCTTCTATTTCTAATTTTCAACCCGATGTCATACTGCATTTAGCTGCCCAACCGTTAGTACGTCGCTCTTACGCTGAGCCCTTGCAAACATTTGCCTCCAATGTAATGGGCACCGCCAATTTACTGGAAGCCGCAAGACAGACACCTTCAGTAAAAGCCGTAGTTTGCGTGACTACTGATAAAGTTTATAAAAATAATGAATGGCCTTGGGCTTATAGAGAAAATGATCCACTGGGTGGAAAAGACCCCTATAGTGGTTCAAAAGCTGCTGCCGAAATGGTTATTCAGTCCTATATTGAATCCTTCACTAAAAGAACGGCGGATAAGGGGATTGCTATTGCGAGAGGAGGAAATATCATTGGTGGTGGTGATTGGTCAGAAGATCGCCTAATTCCAGACTTTGTCCGAGCGATCACCAACAAAACCAAGCTCAGCCTACGCTACCCTGCTGCAGTGCGTCCTTGGCAGCATGTTTTAGCTTTAGTTCAGGCTTATCTTTCATTAGCTTCCGCTTTATTGACTGATCCACAAAAATATACGTGTGCATGGAATTTTGGTCCTGACCAACCGTTAAACTATTCAGTGATGCAAGTATTAGAATTATTCTCAAGCTATTGGCAACAGCCTGAAATTGAAATTATCGATCATAATCTACCTGAAGCCGGCATGCTGAGTTTAGACAGTTCTTTAGCGCGCAATCAATTAAATTGGTCACCTGCTTGGGATTTTAACCAAATGATCGAAAATACCGCGATTTGGTATAAATCCTACTATGAAAATCCCGACCAAACAAAAGAAATAACTTTAAATCAAATAAACCATTGGCGTTCAATTTTAAGCAAGAGACAGAAAAGTGAAAATCCTACTGACCGGGGCGAGCGGATTCATCGGCCGCAACCTGATTCCCTATCTGCTTAA
- a CDS encoding peroxiredoxin encodes MPKSSSLIDQPVADLQFVSTQNTLNSFSQLRGKNIVIYFYPKDNTPGCTRESQDFRDLHEQFTALDTIVLGVSRDSLKSHENFIRKHKLPFVLISDSDEALCHYFNVIKQKKLFGVISMGIQRSTFLIDRQGIIRKEWRNVRVPNHATEVQAAVAALKS; translated from the coding sequence ATGCCCAAATCCAGTTCACTCATTGACCAACCCGTTGCTGATCTGCAATTTGTCAGCACACAAAATACTCTTAATAGTTTCTCGCAGCTGCGTGGCAAAAATATAGTGATTTATTTTTATCCTAAAGATAACACTCCTGGCTGCACGCGTGAGAGCCAAGATTTCCGGGATCTACACGAGCAATTTACGGCCTTAGACACGATTGTACTAGGAGTGTCTAGAGATAGTTTGAAATCCCATGAAAATTTTATTCGTAAGCATAAACTTCCATTTGTATTAATTAGTGATTCCGATGAAGCCTTGTGCCACTATTTTAATGTGATTAAGCAAAAAAAATTATTTGGTGTCATCAGCATGGGCATTCAACGTAGCACCTTTCTTATTGATCGACAAGGGATTATTCGTAAAGAATGGCGCAATGTGCGCGTTCCAAATCACGCTACTGAAGTACAGGCAGCGGTAGCCGCATTAAAATCGTGA
- a CDS encoding ACT domain-containing protein gives MEHLNITFSAPNQQLVIKQLVYLIAKNQCHIEESRFAFLGGEFAGVLRIAGNWNSIAKLEAALNNISPEHLIKIEVKRSETAKIEGKFLPYMAQVIALDTPSLVYEITHFFSDQSIQIIDLQTDPFKTNHANTMMLTLSMRINVPAHINIADLREQFMVLCDELNVDGILEPEKR, from the coding sequence ATGGAACATCTCAACATCACCTTCTCAGCCCCCAACCAACAATTAGTCATCAAGCAACTCGTCTATTTAATTGCTAAAAATCAATGCCATATAGAAGAAAGCCGCTTTGCTTTCTTGGGCGGTGAATTCGCTGGTGTATTACGCATTGCCGGTAATTGGAACTCCATTGCCAAACTAGAAGCTGCCCTAAACAATATATCCCCAGAACATCTTATAAAAATTGAAGTCAAACGCAGCGAAACTGCAAAAATTGAGGGAAAGTTTCTTCCGTATATGGCGCAAGTGATTGCTTTGGACACCCCAAGCTTGGTATACGAAATCACGCATTTTTTTTCAGATCAAAGTATACAAATCATTGACCTACAGACTGATCCATTCAAAACCAACCATGCCAATACCATGATGCTAACTTTGTCTATGCGCATCAATGTGCCAGCGCACATTAATATTGCTGATCTTAGGGAACAATTCATGGTGCTGTGCGACGAGCTCAATGTGGATGGAATCTTAGAACCCGAGAAACGCTAA
- a CDS encoding GtrA family protein produces MHIRTEFARFIVVGIINTVWGYALYLFFLLFLPYLYAYSIAYILGVITSYFLNSRFVFKVKFSWKKLAKFPIVYVVQYLLGLLIMFIVVEKFGLDKSLSLFVVIIFSVPITFILSRFIIKK; encoded by the coding sequence ATGCATATCAGAACTGAGTTTGCTCGATTTATCGTTGTTGGAATTATAAATACAGTTTGGGGTTACGCGTTGTACTTGTTTTTCTTGCTGTTTCTTCCCTATTTATATGCTTATTCCATCGCTTATATTCTTGGGGTAATTACTTCTTATTTTCTGAATTCACGCTTTGTTTTTAAAGTTAAATTTTCCTGGAAGAAACTTGCTAAATTTCCGATTGTTTATGTAGTACAGTATCTGCTGGGATTATTAATTATGTTCATTGTGGTTGAAAAATTTGGGCTAGATAAATCTTTATCTCTGTTTGTGGTCATCATTTTTAGTGTGCCGATTACTTTTATATTAAGTAGATTCATTATAAAAAAGTGA
- a CDS encoding glycosyltransferase family 2 protein → MPYISIVIPVYKAEGCLHELYSRLKNSLEKITTDFEILLVEDCGGDRSWDIIQELANQDRRIKGIQFSRNFGQHYGITAGLDLCQGEWVVVMDCDLQDRPEEIPRLHEKALEGYEVVLARRGKRKDSLLKRLGSRLYNYVFRYFTDINHDWEVGNFRIISKKVVDNYRQVREQLRFFGGIISWMGFNTASIDVQHDARFDGKGSYSFKKLCKLAMETIIAHSDKPLRLAVGFGFFIAALAFIYGICVIGRAWLYGSAIMGWSSLIASIYFIGGVIIAILGIMGIYLGKNFDEAKKRPLYIIAKSTNNLA, encoded by the coding sequence ATGCCTTATATTTCAATTGTTATACCTGTTTATAAAGCAGAAGGATGCTTACATGAACTCTATTCCAGGCTAAAAAATTCACTCGAAAAAATTACAACTGATTTTGAGATTCTTCTGGTGGAAGATTGCGGTGGCGATCGTTCTTGGGACATTATCCAGGAGTTAGCGAACCAGGATAGACGTATTAAAGGTATACAATTCAGCCGGAATTTTGGACAACATTACGGTATTACTGCCGGCCTTGATCTTTGCCAAGGAGAATGGGTTGTGGTGATGGATTGTGATTTGCAGGATAGACCTGAAGAAATCCCCCGCCTACATGAGAAAGCATTGGAGGGCTATGAAGTGGTGCTAGCTAGGCGTGGCAAACGTAAGGATTCCCTATTAAAACGTTTGGGTTCTCGCCTGTATAATTATGTTTTTCGCTATTTTACTGATATTAATCACGATTGGGAAGTGGGTAATTTTAGGATTATTTCAAAAAAAGTCGTCGATAATTACCGCCAGGTGCGTGAACAGTTGCGTTTTTTTGGTGGTATAATCAGTTGGATGGGTTTTAACACGGCTAGTATTGATGTGCAACATGATGCTCGTTTTGATGGCAAAGGTTCCTATTCATTTAAAAAGCTTTGTAAGCTGGCGATGGAGACCATCATAGCACACTCGGATAAACCATTGCGCCTGGCCGTGGGATTTGGTTTTTTTATTGCGGCCTTAGCTTTTATTTATGGAATATGCGTGATAGGACGTGCTTGGTTATATGGCTCAGCTATTATGGGTTGGAGCAGCCTTATTGCATCAATTTATTTTATCGGCGGAGTAATTATTGCCATATTGGGTATTATGGGTATCTATTTAGGCAAAAACTTTGATGAAGCCAAAAAAAGACCATTATATATCATTGCAAAATCGACGAATAATTTAGCCTAG